AGACAAAAGTATGCTTATACTTATCAGAGCAGAGACGGCATTTACTGCCATCGAAACAGCATTGTTTGCATTTCTTAGCACCTCGTCCAGAGTTACCAAATCCTCTTGTAGTAAAATCTCTATGTCTATATCTACAAAAACCTCAGATCAAAGTCTGTTCATGACCAGCAGAGCAACTAGAACAAAAGATAGCTTTTGCTAATAGAAGTGCTACCTATACAGAGACTAGTGTGTTGCTACAGTGTTCTAGCCATTTCGTTAACCTGCACACAACCTGAGAACTTAGAAAAAGATAAAGAAACAAACTCCAATCAACAAGAAACGCCTTCGCCCTTCAAAGCTGAAAGGCCTTAATAGCACAGCAACAGCTAAGCTACCTTTAGATCTCAATGCACAGAAACATATCCAGCACACTAGCCACCTGGTCAGGGGAAGAGTTTAAGCAGAATCAGATACAAGACCGTTACTACATACATTGTGGCCACATGGAAATGCAAAAGAATTGAAAAAAAAAAATTGTAGGCAAGAAAAGTACAAACAAGGATGAAGGCCCTTGGACCTCAATGAACTCAGCTCCACGCTCGTCTCTCTCCACAGTGGCATGTCTCTGTAGTTTTGAAGCAGAGGGGAGGGAAATATCCGTTGGAACAATTAATTGGTTAATTGTGAATAAACCCTCATTTGTTACTACGTTTTATGTTATATAGTCCCCTGTTGTGTTTTATTTACATATACACATACCCCTAGTTGTAAGTTGACGAATCGAGGGAGGGAAGAATATTACCTTTCTGAACCCGATCAATCACGTCCTCGTATTTTTGGTCAACTATCACTTTTAAGTTTTAATACTAGACTTTACTTTTTGGTCAATGATATCTTATAAATCAAATATTTTCTAAAGATCTATTAACAAAAAAAGAAGGTATATTTCTTAGTCTAATAATTTAATGAGTCCAATGTGTTTAGGAGAAGAAAATGTTCTTTAATCAACCACATAGAGACAACTTTTGTATAATATTTAATCTATCTAATCTATTAAAAAGGGAGTACATTTTGTACTTAACCCTAAGTTTTCCACAAAAATTACGTTCTCATGCCATTGGTATTAAATACAGTAGTTTTATAACTTAACAAATTTTACATAAAATTAATTGTGTGTTCAACGTAAATACCACTTATTTATTAAAAAAAAATCTCTCGATAAAAACTTAGCCGTCAGAGGCTGACCCTCCAGAACCTCCCGACCCTTATCTCCCGTTAGACCTTCCTCTTCCGTCAGATCTTCTACCCCTTCAAACTTTTCACCTTCTCCAAATCTTATTTCACCAAAGGAGCTTCAATCTCGGACATTACCATTGTTTTTTCTTCGCTTTTCCATCTTCTCTCATCTCCTCTTAGTGTCCTCTTCACCAGAATCATTCCTGAGGCTAGATCTAAATCTGACATTTTCTCAAACTTCACTGTACTCTGTTCCAGAGGTTCTTGGCCTTCTATTATCTCTCCTTTTCAAGCAAAAGGAACTATTCTCGTGCAATTTGGGTGGATTCGTTGGTGCTTCGTTTTGGGTTTTCCGATGACCGTATTAATACAGTATCCAGTCTCTTCTCCTGTGTTTTATCACTTTTAGTTCATATCTGTTGGATCTATGTATTTTTGTCCCAAAGCCTGTCACTACATGTACGGGTTGCTCAACCTCATCACCACCTCATACCGTCCAATTTCATGTAAAACATTAAAAAAGCTTAACATAAATATATTATGATGGACTTGGCTGCATTCTTCGTATGATCAACAACTATAAAAAATCAGAACTTACACAGTTAAACGATGTACACATCCATCTAATGAGTTTTTTTAATGGGGCTTAGCCACAGATTGATACCTACAATAAAGATTGGTCTTTTTTTTTTAAATCCACTTATAAATCTCATAGATCAATAAGTTTTCAGGCCAGTGACATGTTTAGAATATAATAGAGAGACTTTAAAATTCAATAGGTATAATATAAGATTACAGATTTCATTTGAGCATTTACCTTGAGCATTCAAATACCATTGACGCAGACAAGAGGTTGAATGTCCTCACTGTCAGCCATTTTCTATTTTCTGCAAACAAATAATAAACATACACACCAATTTGACATAAACAAGAATAAATTAAAAGCAATGATCTTTTTATCATATTATATGCTAACAAACGAGTGAGAATATATATATCTCCCTATCAACAAAAAAAATCAAATTTGTATAAATAATAATAAATATGTTTTATATATATTTTTATGTTTTGATTGATTTTCTTGTATATAACTGTAATTAGAAAAACAGACATTTGCAAATTAACATTTTCAAACAATAATGCATTTGCTTAAAGAATTTTTTTTTGTGATTATTATACAAAAACACTAATTTAAAAGCTTTATAAACACATATAATACATGAAAGACCTAAATACAATAACAATGTTATGTAACCACATGTTATATAAAACAAATATGTAACATGGAAAAATGTATTTTATATCTATATTATTAAATATTTATAAATTCTATGAAAAAATAAATTTGCGCGCGCGCCGCGGGTCAAAAGCTAGTACTAACTTAAAATTAAACTAAATGTAAATATACATACTTTTGGAACTACAGATACGATTTTATCTTGAGCATGTTCAAGCAACCTGTTTAATTGCATATTTGCATCTAATATGATGAAAATAATAGAGCATGTGGGTCTCCAAATAAATAAATAAAAACTTAGATCTAAAAGTTTTTAGATCCAGCTTTTAGCTTTATAAGAAAAAGGCAGCGTGTTAGTTTAATTTAAATAAATTAAATAAAGAAAAAGCGTGATTTTCTTCTTTTTTTTGTTTGGTGGGTTTTTATTTATTTTATGAAAGAGGTTGCTTCACGTTTGAGTTTCGTTCAAAGTGTAACAAACACCCCAGGAGAAGATTATCGGGTGGTCGTCGCAAAAGTGTCAGCTTCGAGGATTTGTCTTCGCGGCGGCTTTTTAGACCTTGTCGTATACTGCCAATTAGATTGGTTGATTTACGGTACACCCTACCGTCTCTGATCATATCTCTAATCAGATTTGGATCCTTCTACGAAACTTTGGTTCTGAGATTCACATTCATTCATTCATTCCTCTGTTCCATTATAACGTTTTATCCTTCTTCCTTCCTTCCCTCTTCACCAACTTGGCTTCACCCTCCCTCCCCCTCTAACTTCTCCAGGTACTCTTATTCTCTTACTCGTGTTCTCTTTAGATTTTGTTATTGCTTTGTCGTCCAGACAGGCAAGACAAGTGTGTTTCTCGTTGTTCTGTCTCTATGGTGTCTTTTTATCACGTGGGATCTGAATTTTCATTAGTTTTGCGGTATTCACAAGTGTTTCCCAATTTGGGAATGTTTTCTTTGTGCTTCTGTTTTGAATAGTGATTGTTAATACTCAATTTTGATTGGAGTCTATAGATTCTAATAAGTATGTGCTAAAAAAAGACAACCATCTATGTTCCATCATTATTCTCTGGGTTTTGAAATTGTAACTATTGAGAAATTCCGCTAATTAAACTCGAAAAAAAAGCAAAAAGAATTAAAGAGAAAGAAGCTATTGAAATAAATAAATAAATAACCTGTTGATCATGTGAATGAATTACTTTTTGTTACAGTAGTAAGCTTTCGTTTTCACTAAAGGAAGTTTCTCTAAAAATCTAAAAAGAATACTGTAACAAAGTGATCTTTGCACATGATTGTTGGAGAAGGAACTATATGTGATCTCTGCTTCTTTTTCTTTTTGAGCTTAGAGTTAACATTGTTGTTTCTATTGGTTTCCTAGTCTCTTGTCTGAAATTTATGTTGGCATTGAGTTTTTGTCTTTGACACTTTTAAGGTTTTATCTGGAAAAGATGGAAGTTACCGGAGACTCTGATAACTTAAAGAACCGCTCCTTGACTCCTGTTAGGACTCTGAGGGGTCTCATCATCTTACTCATCTTCCTCTCTACTGCTTTCATGTTCCTCATCTACTTCGCACCACCTTTTGCTCTAGCTCTACGCCTTCTCAGCGTCCACCAATCTAGAAAATCTATATCCTTCATCTTTGGTCACTGGCTAGCTCTATGGCCTTACCTCTTCGAAACGATCAACGGAACAACAGTAATTTTCTCCGGAGACACCCTTCCCGTAGAGAAACGTGTTTTGCTAATAGCAAACCACAGGACAGAGGTGGACTGGATGTATCTTTGGAACATCGCATTGAGGAAAGGCTGTCTTGGCTACATCAAGTACGTCCTCAAGAGCAGCTTGATGAGGCTGCCTATCTTCGGATGGGGGTTTCATGTTCTTGAGTTTATACCAGTTGAGAGGAAGCGTGAGGTCGACGAGCCTGTTATGCTTCAAATGCTTTCATCGTTTAAAGACCCTCGTGAGCCCTTGTGGCTAGCTCTCTTCCCTGAAGGAACTGACTTCACGTATACTACATGTTTCCCTCTCTGACTTCAATTACATGTGAGTTCTGTGACGTGTGTTTAACCTTTGTTGTTGGATATGCAGTGAAGAGAAATGCAAGAGAAGCCAAAAGTTTGCAGCCGAAGCTGGTCTTCCAACACTATCAAACGTACTTTTACCGAAGACAAGAGGCTTCAGCGTTTGCTTAGATGCTCTACATAACTCTTTGGATGCAGTTTATGATTTGACTATAGCGTATAAGCCTCGCTGCCCATCTTTCATGGACAATGTATTCGGAACTGATCCTTCAGAAGTTCACATCCACGTTAAGCGAGTTCTAACAAAGGAGATTCCAGCAAGCGAGGCAGAGTCTTCTGCTTGGTTAATGGATTCGTTTAAGTCCAAGGACAGGCTGCTATCTGATTTCAATGCTCAAGGGCAGTTCCCAAATCAAAGACCAGAAGAAGAACTATCTATTCTCAAGTGCATTGCAACATTTGGAGTGATAGTATCTTTGACGGTACTGTTTCTTTATCTGACCTTGTATTCACATAGCTGTTTCAAAGTATATGTTGGTCTAAGCTTCACATATTTGTCTTTTGCTACTTATTATAAGTTCCGGCCCTCACCATCTGTTGGTTGTTGTAAAGGAGGTTCTTCTTGTAAAGAAGCAAAAACCCATTAACTCTGTTGTACATACATTTTTTTCAGACAAAAATTTACAGGATGAAAAGATTTGTTCGCTATTTTTTTTAATTGTTGTTTATATTAATTTACTTGTTTAGTTCTGTTCCATGTTCTTCTCTTGATACTCAAGTATTCATTTAGACTTGTATATTTATTTTCATTGTGGTTGTGTCAAGCTGTTTAGTCTTTGCAGTAGCCACTGTGGGATAATTCCTTGTAGGAACTGTGAAACTAAACTCTTGTGTTCACTGAGTTAGAAACAACAATAGGTCATCAACTCTTTTGTAGTCGAAAAGTGTTCTATATAACTAGTAAAGAAAGTTCCCATCTGAGCAAGACTTTGTCAGTGATGGAAGACGCAAGTAAACATTTTGTCCCAAAAGGATGCTACCTTCTTCTAAAGGTGATGCAAGAGAGAAGACCGGTGCCTGTGCTCTTTAACTGCTCCATTAGATCATCTTTCAAGAAGAGAATGTATAGAATTGCTTGTTTTATTTACATGCATTTTGCTTGTTCACATGTCATCTGATTATCCAAGTAGGTGGAAGTGAGATTAGGTTAGATAGAACTACCTATAAACTTGCTTTACCTTTTCGGTTGGGAAAACGTGTTCTTGTGAGGTAGATTAGACAAGAAACTTGTATAAATGTGCACATTAAAAGATTCAGGACATGCAAATACAACTTCATTTGGGAAAAAGAGAGTGCAACAAAAATGCATAAACGTAAATGATACCGTGTCATTAAGTTTATAAAAGAATCAAATTATAAAGTTTAATTTTTTTATATTATATTAAACATTTAAAGCAAAAAAAAAATTCATAGTGATAAAGAAGATTGGACCAAGAAGAGTAGAATTTTCTAGTGACCATCACTCATATAAATAGATGATCCGTGACAGTAACTCATATTCATCATCATCAACATTGCATAACACACACTAAACTAAACCCTAATAAAAAGATGGCGAATCTCTCCAGTATTCACATTCTCTTCTTTGCGTTCATCACAAGTAACAACAACAACAACACTCTGTTTTTCTTTCGTTTCTTGTGTTTCACTTATGCCTTTACAACAGTTGTTTGTGTAATGATATTGCAGGCGGCGTTGCAGTTTCCGCCACCGTCTTCACTTTGGAAAACAGTTGCCCCTACACCGTGTGGCCGGGAATCCTCTCCGGCAACACCAACACCCTCGGCGACGGCGGCTTTCCCTTGACTCCCGGCGCTTCTATACAGCTCAACGCTCCTCCGGGATGGTCAGGACGCTTCTGGGCACGTACCGGCTGCAGCTTCGACTCCTCCGGTCGTGGCACCTGCGTCACCGGAGACTGCGGCGGCGCTTTAAAATGCACCGGCAACGGAGTTCCTCCAGCCACTCTCGCCGAGTTCACCGTCGGATCAAGCAACTCCGGGATGGATTTCTACGACGTGAGCCTCGTCGACGGTTACAACGTCAAGATGGGGATTAGACCGCAAGGAGGATCCGGCGATTGTCGTTACGCGGGCTGCGTCTCCGACATCAACGAGATCTGTCCTAGCGAGCTTCGGATCATGGATCCGCTGAACGGTGGTATCGTGGCGGCGTGCAAGAGCGCCTGCGCGGCGTTTAACTCGCCGGAGTTTTGTTGTACTGGAGCTCACGCGACGCCGCAAACTTGTTCTCCGACGCAGTACTCGGCGATGTTCAAGAACGCTTGCCCTACCGCTTATAGTTACGCCTATGACGACGCGACAAGTACCTTCACTTGTAATGGAGCTAACTACGTGATCACTTTCTGCCCCAGCCGTTCTTAAAAAATTCAGAGCTCCGGTTTAGAATTGGGTCGGGTTTCTCTTGCTTGTTACGCACGGAAAGATGGATGAATATCTTATTCTGGTTTTAAAGATCCTTAAGTATTCAGTTGTTACACTAATTGCAATAATATAAAGGAACTTACAGATTTAAAAGATTTATGTGATCCCTTTTTCATGTTTAATTAGCTCTTTAAGCTATAATAAACTAGTAATTGTATTTCATGATGCTCCCTTGAAGCTCACACATTCATTTGACTCATATCTTAAGCTGATTGTGTCTTGCAATGGCCCTGGAGCAAAGAGAACTTTGTATACTTGAAAATCAGGTGATCACTGAGTTAGAAACAACAGGATGTCATTTACCCTTGCTATTGTCAAGAAGGTGTTCTAACTTTTAGAATCTGAACAAAAACTTTGTCGGTGATGGAAGAAGCATAGAAGGCAATTTTGTCCCAAAAGGATGTTGCCTTCTTTATGCCGGTGATGAAAGAGAGAGAGAGAAGACCTTTGCTTGGGCTCTTTTAACTGCTCCATTAGATCATCCTTTCAGGAAAAGCATACAGGTAGCATCTCCTATTTTATTTATATCCCTTTGCTTGTTCACGTGTCATCTTATCTCCTTATCTGAGTACGTAGGTGCAAGTGAGATCAGGTTAGTTTTGATAAAACCAACTTTGAACTCTCTCTCTCTCTCTTTTTCCTACCTTTTTGGTTGGGAAAGAGTCTTACGAACCCAAAACCAAACAAGTCTTTGGTGCTCGTTGCTGCAACATGTCGACCAGTCGTAGATCACAACTAATTGTTCTTTTTGATATCGCATGATTGAAATTATGATTAGTCGCAAATCCCTATTTTATAGTCTTAAAATTTTAATATTATAGAATTAAATTTTTAGCGATTTAAAATTAATTATTATGTGATTAGTATGACTTGTCATAAAATCTATAATATAATGAGGCAGTTGCCTCATTCCTGAGCCTCCACGTCAGCAGTTAAGTGGCTCGAACCCGGGTTATTGAGTCATAAACACCAACATTTATACCACTAAACTAAAGAATACTTTGTACATTGATGTCCGAAACTAATATATATTTATGAAGATCGAAATCCTTTGCTTCTTCGGTTTTCTCTGTGGGTCGGGCCTACAGGTGTATTATGAGTTTCATTTTTAAATGAGGTTTATCTCGTTATATGAAAGAAAAAAAACAATTATAGTTTTTTCATATTGTAAACTGTCTTCGTTTAACATGAGTTAGGGTTCTTTTTATCACTGTCTTAGACAAGTCTGAGTTACAGAGTTGCGCTGTGTGTCTGTTCGTAATCTATTTTTTCACCGGTGAACTCTTTATCTCCCCATCTTAAATCACTTGATCTTAAATGTTCCTGATTTGTAGCCTTTCTGTAAACCCTAAATATATATTCTCATCTTTGATGAACCCAATCTGCATCTCCACAAAACTCATTGATTCATCTTAGCTTTAACGATTTTCTAGAAAATGTCTATATGCCTCTCCAGTTCCTCA
This genomic interval from Brassica oleracea var. oleracea cultivar TO1000 chromosome C2, BOL, whole genome shotgun sequence contains the following:
- the LOC106322546 gene encoding probable 1-acyl-sn-glycerol-3-phosphate acyltransferase 4, with protein sequence MEVTGDSDNLKNRSLTPVRTLRGLIILLIFLSTAFMFLIYFAPPFALALRLLSVHQSRKSISFIFGHWLALWPYLFETINGTTVIFSGDTLPVEKRVLLIANHRTEVDWMYLWNIALRKGCLGYIKYVLKSSLMRLPIFGWGFHVLEFIPVERKREVDEPVMLQMLSSFKDPREPLWLALFPEGTDFTEEKCKRSQKFAAEAGLPTLSNVLLPKTRGFSVCLDALHNSLDAVYDLTIAYKPRCPSFMDNVFGTDPSEVHIHVKRVLTKEIPASEAESSAWLMDSFKSKDRLLSDFNAQGQFPNQRPEEELSILKCIATFGVIVSLTVLFLYLTLYSHSCFKVYVGLSFTYLSFATYYKFRPSPSVGCCKGGSSCKEAKTH
- the LOC106325512 gene encoding pathogenesis-related protein 5-like; this encodes MANLSSIHILFFAFITSGVAVSATVFTLENSCPYTVWPGILSGNTNTLGDGGFPLTPGASIQLNAPPGWSGRFWARTGCSFDSSGRGTCVTGDCGGALKCTGNGVPPATLAEFTVGSSNSGMDFYDVSLVDGYNVKMGIRPQGGSGDCRYAGCVSDINEICPSELRIMDPLNGGIVAACKSACAAFNSPEFCCTGAHATPQTCSPTQYSAMFKNACPTAYSYAYDDATSTFTCNGANYVITFCPSRS